In one Phycisphaeraceae bacterium genomic region, the following are encoded:
- a CDS encoding fibro-slime domain-containing protein — protein sequence MKIKKGILLAALCGAALLPAIPAGADTLTLSGTVRDFKRGDKAGGHPDFETCNTVSGHGTYGHVINLVGPNLGSDGKPVYNSVRPSNDSMSSASNFNKWYNDVAGVNMSMPLSITLSNGKSTPGGVYSYSTNKFFPIDGQLLGNQGQKDSTGKERNFSFTYELNTKFSYEPGQNFKFTGDDDVWVYINGVKVIDLGGVHGAVSGNVVLFDGKAFIYNATLPFPVTGAVKKVSSSYASSLASKWSAADLSGNAPKKNDIYIDLDLEDGQKCTLDFFFAERHVTESNFRIDTSILLQEAKPITALYD from the coding sequence ATGAAAATCAAGAAGGGCATCCTGCTTGCCGCGCTCTGTGGTGCGGCACTTCTGCCCGCGATACCCGCGGGGGCGGATACGCTGACCCTGTCGGGTACCGTGCGAGACTTCAAGCGCGGCGATAAGGCGGGCGGGCACCCGGACTTTGAAACCTGCAATACGGTTTCAGGTCACGGAACGTATGGTCACGTAATCAACCTTGTCGGGCCGAACCTGGGCAGCGACGGCAAGCCAGTCTATAACTCCGTCCGCCCGAGCAACGACTCGATGTCCAGCGCGAGCAACTTCAACAAGTGGTACAACGACGTGGCAGGCGTAAACATGTCCATGCCGTTGTCGATCACGCTTAGTAACGGCAAATCAACACCCGGCGGTGTGTATTCGTACTCGACCAATAAGTTCTTCCCCATCGACGGCCAACTCCTGGGTAACCAGGGCCAGAAGGACTCGACGGGTAAGGAGAGGAACTTCTCGTTTACCTATGAACTCAACACCAAGTTCAGTTATGAGCCTGGCCAGAACTTTAAGTTCACCGGCGACGATGACGTCTGGGTGTATATCAACGGTGTCAAGGTGATCGACCTCGGGGGCGTGCATGGCGCGGTGTCGGGTAACGTCGTACTTTTTGACGGCAAAGCGTTCATCTATAACGCCACGCTGCCATTCCCCGTCACCGGCGCGGTGAAAAAGGTCAGCTCCAGCTATGCCTCATCGCTGGCGAGCAAGTGGTCCGCGGCTGACCTCTCGGGTAATGCGCCCAAGAAAAACGACATCTATATCGATCTGGATCTGGAGGACGGCCAGAAGTGTACGCTCGACTTCTTTTTTGCTGAGCGGCACGTGACGGAGTCCAACTTCCGTATTGATACGAGCATCCTGTTACAGGAAGCCAAACCCATCACTGCTCTCTATGACTAA
- a CDS encoding beta-ketoacyl-[acyl-carrier-protein] synthase family protein: protein MTPRIVITGIGWVTPLGHDIETVWSRLLRGECGIGPTTRFDATTFPTSFSAQVKDYDYRGYVKNPTIHEGVGLNTGFALGAATQAWKSSGLDRYQDLDRQRMGIYLGSGEGSLDFDNYVAANLGGWDQEKKSLDTVAWSKLAETRMNATREIEQEPNMPLTHLAMEFEAQGPAYNCLTACAASTQAIGEATQILRRGDADVMITGGAHTMIHPFGVTGFNRLTALSRRNDSCLTASRPFSVDRDGFVLGEGAGMLIIETLNHAQQRGAKILAEIVGYGSSADAYRITDIHPDGRGAIASMKQALSDANVQPRDIHYISAHGTGTKENDSIETLAVKHVFGEHARKVPMSSVKSMLGHLIAAAGAVELITCVLAIRDNMLPPTINLNKPDPACDMDYVPNHARPAKVNVALSNSFGFGGQNDTLVIKRY, encoded by the coding sequence ATGACACCACGCATCGTCATTACAGGTATCGGTTGGGTCACGCCGCTCGGCCACGATATAGAAACTGTCTGGTCACGCCTTCTCAGGGGTGAATGCGGCATCGGTCCGACAACCCGTTTCGACGCCACAACATTTCCAACCAGTTTTTCCGCGCAGGTTAAAGACTACGACTACCGCGGCTACGTGAAAAATCCGACGATCCACGAAGGAGTGGGACTGAATACCGGATTTGCACTCGGAGCTGCGACACAAGCATGGAAATCTTCCGGACTGGATCGCTATCAGGATCTCGACCGCCAGAGAATGGGGATTTACCTCGGCTCAGGTGAAGGTTCTCTCGATTTTGATAATTACGTCGCGGCGAATCTTGGCGGTTGGGATCAGGAGAAAAAGTCACTGGACACGGTGGCGTGGTCGAAGCTCGCAGAGACACGGATGAATGCGACGCGCGAAATCGAGCAAGAACCGAATATGCCACTGACCCATCTAGCAATGGAGTTTGAGGCACAGGGACCGGCATACAACTGTCTCACCGCTTGTGCCGCCAGCACACAGGCCATCGGCGAGGCGACACAGATTCTCCGTCGCGGTGATGCGGACGTCATGATCACCGGCGGCGCGCACACGATGATTCACCCCTTCGGCGTTACAGGCTTCAACCGACTCACCGCGCTCTCACGACGTAACGACTCCTGCCTGACCGCAAGCCGGCCATTCAGTGTGGATCGTGATGGGTTCGTACTCGGCGAAGGTGCAGGGATGCTCATCATCGAAACCCTCAATCACGCGCAGCAGCGTGGCGCGAAAATCCTCGCGGAGATCGTCGGCTACGGCTCCAGCGCGGACGCCTATCGCATCACTGACATCCACCCTGACGGACGCGGTGCGATCGCATCCATGAAGCAGGCCCTCTCCGACGCAAATGTTCAACCTCGGGACATTCACTACATTTCCGCGCACGGGACAGGGACCAAGGAAAACGACTCCATCGAAACTCTCGCAGTCAAGCATGTTTTTGGTGAGCACGCTCGTAAAGTGCCGATGAGCTCGGTCAAAAGCATGCTTGGCCACTTGATCGCCGCAGCCGGTGCCGTGGAACTGATTACCTGTGTATTGGCGATTCGTGACAACATGCTCCCCCCGACGATCAATCTCAATAAGCCCGATCCTGCTTGCGATATGGACTACGTGCCTAACCACGCCCGACCGGCCAAGGTCAATGTGGCACTCTCAAATAGTTTCGGCTTCGGCGGTCAGAACGATACGTTAGTCATCAAGCGGTATTGA
- a CDS encoding DUF1559 domain-containing protein, giving the protein MDSRRCFYIMRHHTTQAFTLIELLVVISIIALLIGILLPVLSSARESGRAVQCSSNLHQVSLGYAIYANDHRGLGVPGRMPNISGANIYNVGNGHVWRPRWYVTMGSSAGFYAFTNPNDVDSSNDNTRLVTHKIFVCPTVPERVNNRNFPYGYNHQFLGNSRIGSSGVAINFPVRVENLVSQTVLAGDALGTASGRPKSTRTPYDASGTASALTNVSNHGWSLDPPRLLPAAQSDYCDDANRADINRSATDDRHGGAANVSFIDGHVERLNRTMLGYVVNTDDSVEARTGAHNRLFSGTGRDDDPRPR; this is encoded by the coding sequence ATGGATTCCCGCCGCTGTTTTTACATCATGCGACACCACACCACTCAAGCGTTTACGCTCATCGAATTACTAGTCGTTATTTCGATTATCGCTTTGCTCATAGGTATTTTGCTGCCGGTGCTCAGTTCCGCGCGGGAGTCAGGGCGAGCGGTTCAATGCTCATCTAATCTGCACCAGGTTTCGCTTGGATATGCGATCTACGCCAACGACCACCGCGGCCTGGGGGTGCCCGGACGCATGCCCAATATCAGCGGGGCGAATATTTACAATGTCGGCAATGGTCACGTCTGGCGGCCACGCTGGTACGTCACCATGGGATCGTCAGCGGGGTTTTACGCTTTCACAAATCCCAACGACGTTGATAGCTCAAACGACAACACCCGACTGGTCACCCACAAAATATTCGTCTGCCCCACCGTGCCCGAACGGGTCAACAATCGAAACTTCCCCTACGGATACAACCACCAATTTTTGGGAAATAGCAGGATCGGATCGAGCGGCGTTGCTATCAACTTCCCCGTACGGGTTGAAAATTTAGTCAGCCAGACCGTGCTGGCTGGCGATGCGCTGGGTACCGCTTCAGGTCGCCCCAAGAGTACCCGGACACCTTACGACGCCTCCGGTACGGCATCGGCCCTGACCAACGTCAGCAATCACGGCTGGTCACTCGACCCGCCACGCCTGTTACCCGCAGCCCAGAGCGACTATTGCGATGATGCGAACCGCGCTGATATCAACCGCTCCGCTACGGATGACCGCCACGGTGGTGCAGCTAACGTGTCGTTCATTGATGGTCACGTCGAGAGGCTCAATCGGACGATGCTTGGATATGTCGTCAATACCGATGACTCCGTAGAAGCACGGACCGGCGCGCATAACCGGCTCTTTTCCGGTACCGGGCGCGATGACGATCCCCGTCCGCGCTAA
- a CDS encoding DUF1559 domain-containing protein, with the protein MRQLGRHIIVKCSPATIQRRYTGFTLVELLVVISIIALLIALLLPALGKARETTRATVCSNNLHQLGIGMHSYAADHQDSLPRFPTIVDSVTGTIRYSTLEWFRFNPGYVNGGPVGPTVPEQRNLFLLGTHSKVFDCPSTTNKTNYYCSGVGFITGADKIFDYLFNTRFNVTHGIQSLDGIANLVTKWDQLPRNQIVLMDQHEINRWGSTIPLGGSPPIPGSTSSEVWAMWIGAFLGVPSTSSDHHPGVHHNGGANILFPGGNVSRTPAKSYLPGYESGSWTPFNDRIN; encoded by the coding sequence ATGCGACAACTCGGGCGGCACATCATCGTGAAGTGTTCGCCTGCAACAATTCAACGTAGATATACAGGCTTTACACTCGTTGAGTTGCTGGTGGTAATTTCGATCATTGCTTTGCTGATCGCGTTACTTCTGCCAGCCTTGGGTAAAGCAAGAGAAACCACCCGTGCGACCGTCTGCTCCAACAACCTTCACCAACTTGGAATCGGCATGCACAGCTATGCTGCCGATCATCAGGACTCTCTACCGCGATTCCCTACGATCGTGGACTCGGTTACGGGAACGATTCGCTACTCGACACTCGAATGGTTTCGATTTAATCCGGGCTATGTGAATGGCGGGCCGGTCGGACCAACGGTCCCGGAGCAACGAAATCTTTTCCTTTTAGGGACACACTCGAAAGTTTTTGACTGTCCTTCAACCACCAACAAGACAAACTACTATTGCAGCGGGGTTGGCTTCATTACGGGTGCTGACAAAATTTTCGATTACCTTTTCAACACAAGATTTAATGTAACCCATGGCATCCAGTCTCTTGATGGGATCGCCAATCTCGTTACAAAATGGGATCAACTCCCGCGTAATCAAATTGTTTTGATGGACCAGCACGAAATCAACCGTTGGGGAAGCACTATACCCCTCGGCGGATCGCCTCCGATACCCGGCTCGACGAGCAGTGAAGTCTGGGCAATGTGGATCGGTGCATTTCTAGGCGTGCCGAGTACCAGTTCGGATCACCATCCCGGTGTCCACCACAATGGCGGAGCCAATATCCTTTTTCCCGGCGGCAACGTATCGCGCACTCCTGCAAAGTCGTACTTACCCGGCTATGAATCAGGATCCTGGACGCCGTTCAATGATCGCATCAACTAA
- a CDS encoding dual specificity protein phosphatase family protein: protein MDSPLDIAQIDDHGRLFLSAVINDWAAVIERGINVVIDLEGGVDPGVPEGAGQFLYVYLPINDGDMPDIDRLHAVAKLGAELVKRGDRVLAHCGMGLNRSALIVALIMRYLGEEPAATVNRIRERRPGALYNRAFAEYLLTGLVKPLE, encoded by the coding sequence ATGGATTCTCCGCTCGACATCGCTCAGATCGACGATCACGGCAGGCTCTTTCTCTCGGCGGTTATCAACGACTGGGCAGCCGTCATTGAACGCGGCATCAACGTCGTGATTGACCTCGAAGGCGGCGTGGACCCCGGCGTACCCGAAGGTGCCGGTCAGTTTCTCTATGTTTACCTGCCCATCAACGATGGCGATATGCCAGATATCGATCGATTGCACGCGGTCGCCAAACTCGGCGCAGAGCTGGTTAAACGCGGCGACAGGGTACTCGCACACTGTGGCATGGGACTCAATCGCTCAGCCCTGATCGTCGCACTGATCATGCGCTATCTGGGAGAAGAGCCAGCCGCTACTGTCAACCGAATCCGTGAACGTCGTCCCGGCGCACTCTATAACCGGGCATTTGCGGAATACCTGCTGACGGGATTGGTCAAACCGCTGGAATAA
- a CDS encoding HAMP domain-containing histidine kinase → MDQSSRTLASRMGISTLVLILGLLLLAGTAMWGLYGIDDSLIRALTAYDRLKATYDVALSVQRAREMLDRLPPDRTEVASQLRDATKKLYELPLQSDQQMIGQACDALVAAQRALDDRVSEDGIARAIGSINHALDAMNHISATTRQEMAEIDGERWVRKTSIMVTLGAVSLVVVTGAILIGLMQYRSVIGPLRRLGEGVTRLKGRRFDAPLAVHGDAEFAQLAEEFNRMAVELDGFYRSLEEKVDAKSRELIRSERLASMGFLAAGVAHEINNPLAIISGHAELAERGLSRVTVARSAEVEDTTRSLRVIAEEAIRCKEITGKLLGLIRGGDRDRVTVNVQQVSQEVSDLVAGLPRYRGRRVSVRCEEGLQVSANQVELKQVLLNLVVNALEATADFAATVAVVEINARGMDGFVELTVSDNGRGMAPEVLAHVFEPFFTAKRGSDGRPSGIGLGLAVTHAIVETHGGQIRAESHGPGTGSRFIMEWPRV, encoded by the coding sequence ATGGACCAATCCAGCCGTACCCTTGCCTCGCGCATGGGGATCAGCACGCTTGTCCTGATTCTCGGCTTGCTGTTGCTGGCAGGTACCGCCATGTGGGGGCTTTACGGGATTGATGACAGCCTCATCCGTGCGTTGACAGCCTATGACCGGCTCAAGGCAACCTACGATGTCGCCCTGAGTGTGCAGCGTGCCAGAGAAATGCTCGACCGTCTCCCGCCTGATCGCACGGAGGTGGCATCGCAGCTCCGTGATGCGACGAAAAAACTTTATGAGTTGCCGCTCCAATCGGATCAGCAAATGATCGGTCAGGCGTGTGACGCTCTGGTAGCGGCGCAGCGGGCCTTGGATGATCGGGTGTCGGAAGATGGAATCGCGCGAGCGATCGGGAGTATCAATCATGCTCTGGATGCGATGAACCATATCTCAGCCACGACTCGACAGGAGATGGCGGAAATCGACGGTGAGCGTTGGGTGCGCAAGACCAGCATCATGGTCACGCTGGGCGCAGTGTCGCTTGTAGTCGTGACGGGTGCGATTTTGATCGGACTAATGCAGTATCGCAGCGTAATCGGGCCGTTACGACGATTGGGTGAAGGGGTGACCCGTCTGAAAGGACGGCGTTTTGATGCACCGCTGGCGGTACACGGCGATGCGGAGTTTGCGCAATTGGCGGAAGAGTTCAACCGGATGGCGGTAGAGCTTGATGGTTTCTATCGCAGCCTGGAAGAAAAAGTGGACGCCAAGAGTCGCGAACTGATCCGCTCAGAGCGTCTGGCGAGCATGGGTTTTCTTGCGGCAGGTGTGGCGCATGAAATTAATAATCCACTGGCAATTATCTCCGGTCACGCGGAATTGGCGGAACGTGGACTGTCCCGTGTCACCGTGGCTCGCAGTGCTGAGGTTGAAGACACCACCCGCTCATTGCGCGTCATTGCGGAGGAAGCGATACGGTGCAAGGAAATCACAGGTAAGTTGCTGGGTTTGATCAGAGGCGGTGATCGTGATCGTGTGACTGTGAACGTTCAGCAGGTGTCACAGGAAGTGAGCGATCTGGTGGCAGGGCTCCCTCGCTACCGCGGCCGTCGCGTGTCCGTCCGCTGCGAGGAGGGGCTTCAGGTCAGCGCCAACCAGGTCGAACTAAAACAGGTGTTACTGAATTTGGTCGTTAATGCTTTGGAGGCGACTGCTGACTTTGCAGCCACGGTAGCCGTGGTGGAGATTAATGCTCGCGGCATGGATGGTTTTGTAGAGTTGACGGTCAGCGATAATGGCAGGGGAATGGCTCCCGAAGTCCTCGCCCATGTTTTCGAGCCGTTTTTCACCGCTAAGCGGGGAAGTGATGGCCGGCCGAGTGGTATCGGGCTGGGACTGGCGGTCACCCACGCAATTGTGGAAACGCACGGCGGTCAAATTCGCGCGGAAAGCCATGGACCAGGCACAGGCAGTCGTTTTATCATGGAGTGGCCGAGAGTCTAG
- a CDS encoding DNA-binding response regulator has protein sequence MTNAEARSAGNAQSDLHVLVVEDEPRLREMLARSLRDMGFISFQARTGEEALRQLETETVDIIILDLNLPGINGIEVLRTARKSNHNLPVIILTGYGDLDSARQAIHLDIVEFLTKPCPLGDLEAALERARRRIAASRPAPAPVAVTPPKEWPQAEPGESMEDIERRHIMAALARHGGNRANTAAELGISLRKLYYRLAQYEGRGQQPSSE, from the coding sequence GTGACGAACGCTGAAGCTCGATCCGCGGGAAACGCTCAGTCGGACCTGCACGTCCTCGTTGTTGAGGACGAGCCTCGACTGCGCGAAATGCTTGCCCGGTCGCTGCGCGACATGGGTTTTATTTCCTTCCAGGCGCGGACCGGCGAAGAAGCACTTCGGCAGCTCGAAACCGAGACCGTGGACATCATCATTCTGGACCTGAATCTTCCGGGCATCAATGGAATCGAAGTGCTCCGAACCGCTCGTAAAAGTAACCATAATCTGCCCGTAATCATCCTCACCGGTTACGGCGATCTCGACTCGGCTCGCCAGGCAATTCACCTCGATATCGTGGAGTTCCTGACTAAACCTTGTCCGCTGGGAGACCTTGAAGCAGCTCTGGAGCGTGCTCGGCGGCGAATTGCCGCATCCCGCCCGGCACCTGCACCGGTAGCGGTTACTCCTCCCAAAGAATGGCCTCAGGCAGAACCCGGCGAATCAATGGAAGACATCGAACGTCGTCACATCATGGCCGCTTTAGCGCGACACGGAGGAAATCGTGCCAATACTGCTGCGGAACTAGGTATCTCATTACGAAAGCTTTACTATCGCCTCGCTCAATATGAGGGACGTGGGCAACAGCCTTCCTCGGAATAA
- a CDS encoding BMC domain-containing protein: MPATTFNLGLIETHSLGVALVIADAAVKAADVTIAGIEGSAGTDIAIKLVGDAASVRRAIETAAHIGEQMKAKVATTFRMNMADPPRAAMVYTKQEYSPINDGNLHMLPSTNERKPLMQALGLLETQGLVAVIEGTDAMVKAANIEIVGKEKIGAAHVTVMIRGDVAAVKAAIDAGKAAAEKVGKVVAAHVIARPHDALAKLLPS; the protein is encoded by the coding sequence TTGCCTGCAACCACATTTAATCTCGGCCTGATCGAAACACACAGCCTAGGCGTGGCTTTGGTTATCGCTGACGCTGCGGTGAAGGCTGCCGATGTCACCATCGCGGGAATCGAAGGCAGTGCAGGCACGGATATCGCAATCAAACTCGTGGGTGATGCCGCAAGCGTTCGTCGAGCGATAGAAACCGCAGCTCACATCGGCGAGCAAATGAAAGCGAAAGTAGCCACGACCTTTCGCATGAACATGGCGGACCCGCCGCGGGCAGCCATGGTTTACACAAAACAAGAATACAGTCCGATCAACGATGGCAACTTACACATGCTGCCATCCACGAACGAAAGGAAGCCATTAATGCAAGCACTGGGACTTCTGGAAACACAGGGGCTCGTAGCTGTAATCGAAGGGACGGATGCCATGGTCAAGGCAGCAAATATCGAGATCGTCGGCAAGGAAAAAATCGGCGCTGCCCACGTAACGGTAATGATCCGTGGTGATGTGGCAGCGGTGAAGGCGGCAATTGATGCTGGCAAAGCTGCGGCTGAGAAAGTCGGCAAGGTAGTCGCGGCGCACGTCATTGCGAGACCACACGATGCTCTTGCGAAACTTTTGCCGTCGTAA
- a CDS encoding glycosyltransferase has product MFDQIRGVIDMTKPSADFPAQPGSASAPVIPEHASESRPNRHRRAEPMLVEVAWEVCNQIGGIYTVLRSKVPSMIDSWGSRYLLLGPYNPAQVAVEFEPAALSGGIGQVVKQIRDMGIGAHYGRWLVNGRPHVVLLNYLDIFSRLHEVKYRLWKDHAISIPADDELLNNVVAFGEVARLFLMLLAQKESDRRKLVAHFHEWMTGPAIPILRRANWPGSLVFTTHATLLGRYLAMHDQHFYGNLPFYNSDAEARKFNVEAQYKLERAAAHGAHVFTTVSDITAEECRYLLGRAPDVLLPNGLNIQRFAALHEFQNLHKFYKEKLHQFTIGHFFPSYSFDLDKTLYFFTSGRYEYRNKGLDITVEALARLNHRLRETQSGVTVVNFIITRRPYKSINVTALQSSAMLNELRTATEAIKEELADKLFHAATAGKIPDLNSLVDEYWLLRLRRTMHAWRRAFPPGVVTHDLVDDQKDELLNQIRACRLWNQQSDPVKVIYHPEFVTPANPLFGMEYEHFVRGCHLGVFPSYYEPWGYTPLESIALGVPAITSDLSGFGSYLVQLLPDHEERGLYVLRRKNVGWHESAQELAERMFRFVQLSRRERIALRNNVESFSEHFDWHNLGRRYHEAHELALDRVG; this is encoded by the coding sequence ATGTTCGATCAGATCAGGGGCGTCATTGACATGACTAAGCCGTCCGCGGACTTCCCGGCGCAACCGGGCTCTGCCTCCGCGCCAGTCATCCCGGAGCATGCGAGCGAGTCGCGGCCGAACCGACATCGCCGCGCCGAGCCAATGCTCGTCGAGGTGGCGTGGGAGGTTTGCAATCAGATCGGCGGCATCTATACCGTCCTTCGTTCCAAAGTCCCCAGCATGATCGACAGTTGGGGTTCGCGTTATCTGCTGCTGGGGCCTTACAACCCCGCTCAGGTGGCGGTGGAGTTCGAGCCGGCGGCTCTTTCGGGCGGTATCGGACAGGTCGTCAAGCAGATACGCGACATGGGTATCGGCGCTCACTATGGCCGATGGCTTGTTAATGGCCGGCCGCATGTGGTGCTGCTCAACTACCTCGATATTTTCAGCAGATTGCATGAGGTGAAATACCGGCTGTGGAAAGATCACGCCATCTCAATTCCCGCGGATGACGAGTTGCTCAACAACGTCGTTGCCTTTGGTGAAGTTGCCCGGCTGTTTCTCATGCTGCTGGCACAGAAGGAATCGGATCGTCGCAAGCTGGTAGCTCATTTCCACGAGTGGATGACAGGTCCCGCGATTCCGATATTGCGTCGCGCGAATTGGCCCGGATCACTTGTCTTCACGACACACGCCACGCTGCTGGGACGTTATCTGGCGATGCACGACCAGCATTTTTACGGGAATCTGCCGTTCTATAACTCCGACGCCGAGGCAAGAAAATTTAATGTCGAAGCGCAATATAAGCTCGAACGTGCCGCCGCCCACGGGGCACACGTCTTTACAACCGTCTCGGATATCACCGCGGAGGAATGTCGTTACCTGCTCGGCCGCGCACCGGATGTCCTGCTGCCCAACGGCTTGAATATCCAGCGATTCGCGGCACTCCATGAGTTTCAGAACCTACACAAGTTTTATAAAGAGAAGTTGCACCAGTTCACGATCGGGCACTTCTTTCCCAGCTACAGTTTCGACCTCGATAAGACGCTCTATTTTTTCACCAGCGGTCGATATGAATATCGCAACAAGGGACTGGATATCACCGTCGAAGCATTGGCACGGTTAAATCATCGGCTGCGCGAAACGCAATCGGGTGTTACCGTTGTGAACTTCATCATCACCCGCAGGCCGTACAAATCGATCAATGTCACCGCTCTGCAGAGCAGCGCAATGCTCAACGAGCTGCGCACCGCGACAGAGGCGATCAAAGAGGAATTAGCCGACAAGCTCTTTCACGCTGCGACGGCCGGGAAGATCCCCGATCTCAATTCACTCGTGGATGAGTATTGGCTTTTGCGACTCCGTCGCACAATGCATGCGTGGCGTCGCGCATTTCCTCCCGGCGTTGTCACGCATGATCTTGTGGACGATCAGAAAGACGAGCTGCTTAACCAAATCCGAGCCTGCCGACTATGGAACCAGCAGAGCGACCCGGTGAAGGTGATCTACCATCCTGAGTTTGTGACGCCGGCCAATCCACTCTTTGGTATGGAATACGAACACTTCGTGCGGGGGTGTCATCTGGGCGTGTTTCCGAGCTACTACGAGCCGTGGGGCTACACACCGCTGGAATCGATCGCGCTGGGAGTGCCCGCGATCACCAGCGATCTGTCGGGATTCGGCAGCTATCTTGTGCAGTTACTGCCCGATCACGAAGAGCGGGGACTGTATGTGCTGCGACGTAAAAATGTCGGCTGGCACGAATCAGCACAGGAACTGGCGGAACGAATGTTCCGCTTTGTGCAGCTTTCACGTCGTGAACGAATCGCGCTGCGAAATAATGTCGAAAGTTTCAGCGAGCACTTCGACTGGCATAACCTTGGTCGGCGATATCACGAGGCGCATGAGTTGGCGTTGGATCGGGTGGGCTAG
- the amrA gene encoding AmmeMemoRadiSam system protein A encodes MAEMMVLTEEDRQTLLRIARDAIAQRLKNRSQIQIDLSHYSAALHQKRATFVTLYLGNKLRGCVGTLEARRPLAVDVATSAVSAAFSDPRFPPLTEDELMQVEIHLSILTPASPMTFTSESDLIAQLRPGVDGLLLEEGRYRGTFLPAVWGDLPEPRKFLQHLKMKAGLPPDYWSETVKVSRYETITIP; translated from the coding sequence GTGGCAGAGATGATGGTGTTAACGGAGGAAGACCGCCAGACGCTCCTGCGCATCGCACGGGATGCGATCGCACAACGATTGAAAAATCGCAGTCAAATACAGATCGACCTGTCACACTATTCAGCAGCTTTGCATCAGAAGCGGGCTACTTTCGTTACACTTTATCTTGGCAATAAATTAAGGGGCTGCGTCGGCACGCTTGAAGCTCGACGTCCTTTGGCTGTTGATGTTGCCACTAGCGCGGTATCGGCTGCATTTTCCGATCCTCGATTTCCGCCGCTTACCGAAGATGAACTGATGCAAGTCGAAATCCATCTTTCGATTCTCACACCAGCATCACCGATGACATTCACGAGCGAAAGCGACCTGATCGCGCAATTAAGACCGGGTGTGGATGGATTGCTGCTGGAAGAAGGTCGCTACCGGGGCACGTTTTTGCCTGCTGTCTGGGGTGATCTGCCGGAGCCGCGCAAGTTTTTACAACATCTGAAAATGAAGGCTGGCCTGCCTCCGGATTACTGGAGCGAGACGGTCAAAGTGTCGAGGTATGAGACGATCACTATCCCCTAA